A genomic region of Xanthomonas campestris pv. phormiicola contains the following coding sequences:
- a CDS encoding CopD family protein, with product MQLYLWIKSLHLLFVVAWMAAVFYLPRILVNIAESAGQAEVQARLVLMGRRLYRFGHMMFGLALLLGLTLWLGYKVLPDFPTMVAPGHSGWLHAKLGLVALMLGYYIFSGRWLKGVGQARTLPSSRALRLFNELPVLALLVVIWLVLAKPF from the coding sequence ATGCAACTCTATCTGTGGATCAAGTCCCTGCACCTGCTGTTCGTGGTCGCATGGATGGCGGCGGTGTTCTACCTGCCGCGGATCCTGGTCAACATCGCCGAGAGCGCAGGGCAGGCGGAGGTGCAGGCACGGCTGGTGCTGATGGGGCGGCGCCTGTACCGCTTCGGCCACATGATGTTCGGCCTGGCGCTGCTGCTGGGGCTGACGCTGTGGCTGGGCTACAAGGTGCTGCCCGACTTCCCGACCATGGTCGCGCCCGGGCACAGCGGCTGGCTGCACGCCAAGCTGGGCCTGGTGGCGCTGATGCTCGGCTACTACATCTTCAGCGGGCGCTGGCTCAAGGGCGTGGGCCAGGCGCGCACGCTGCCGTCCTCGCGCGCGCTGCGCCTGTTCAACGAACTGCCGGTGCTGGCGCTGCTGGTGGTGATCTGGTTGGTGTTGGCGAAGCCGTTCTGA
- a CDS encoding tetratricopeptide repeat protein, whose amino-acid sequence MNPIVLLSLALQLACCVHVVRSGRPLYWIFILLIFSYLGILIYVIAELLPEWRNDPRARRHLRKVGATLDPNRDKRTAGNRLELADTVDNRRQLAEVHLGNGEYAQAAEVFESGLRGIHRDDPGLLLGLAKAQFGLDQPAAVKATLDRLIAANPQFRSHDGHLLYARATEALGDTDAALEEYAALADDYPGEEARVRYAQLLQRAGQPQRAREVFNEVLKRSSLAPRYYQRDQRQWIDLARSELKQLDSRST is encoded by the coding sequence ATGAATCCCATCGTCCTGCTGTCGCTGGCCTTGCAGCTGGCCTGCTGCGTGCACGTGGTGCGCAGCGGCCGCCCGCTGTACTGGATCTTCATCCTGCTGATCTTTTCGTATCTGGGGATCCTGATCTACGTGATCGCCGAACTGCTGCCGGAATGGCGCAACGATCCGCGCGCGCGCCGCCACCTGCGCAAGGTCGGCGCCACCCTCGATCCGAACCGCGACAAGCGCACCGCCGGCAACCGCCTGGAACTGGCCGACACCGTGGACAACCGCCGGCAACTGGCCGAGGTGCACCTGGGCAATGGCGAGTACGCACAGGCCGCCGAGGTGTTCGAGAGCGGCTTGCGCGGCATCCACCGCGACGACCCCGGACTGCTGCTGGGACTGGCCAAGGCGCAGTTCGGCCTGGACCAGCCGGCCGCGGTGAAAGCCACGCTGGACCGGCTGATCGCCGCCAACCCGCAGTTCCGCTCGCACGACGGCCACCTGCTCTACGCGCGTGCCACCGAGGCGCTGGGCGACACCGACGCGGCGCTGGAAGAATACGCCGCGCTCGCCGACGACTACCCCGGCGAAGAAGCGCGCGTGCGTTACGCGCAACTGTTGCAACGCGCGGGCCAGCCGCAGCGCGCGCGCGAAGTGTTCAACGAAGTGCTGAAGCGCTCCAGCCTGGCCCCGCGCTACTACCAGCGCGACCAACGCCAGTGGATCGACCTGGCCCGCAGCGAACTAAAACAACTAGACAGCCGCAGCACCTAG
- a CDS encoding acetyl-CoA carboxylase carboxyltransferase subunit alpha: MNPNYLDFEQPIADLEAKIQELRSASTAPAVNVDTEVRALQDKLRVRTAQIFRDLSSWQISQLARHPQRPYTLDYINVFCDEFQELAGDRAFADDKAIVGGLGRIDGRPVVIIGHQKGRDTKTKVARNFGMPRPEGYRKALRLMKLAERFKLPLLTFIDTPGAYPGIGAEERGQSEAIARNLLEMAELKVPVICTVIGEGGSGGALAIGVGDRTLMLEYGTYSVISPEGCASILWKDAAKAKDAAEQLGLTAKRLSALGLVDKVVREPIGGAHRNPTQMARRLKAVLLNELDALEKLPLEQLLQKRYERLRGYGAYEAA, translated from the coding sequence ATGAATCCGAACTACCTCGACTTCGAGCAACCCATCGCCGATCTGGAAGCCAAGATCCAGGAACTGCGCAGCGCCAGCACCGCCCCGGCGGTCAACGTCGACACCGAGGTGCGCGCGCTGCAGGACAAGCTGCGGGTGCGCACCGCGCAGATCTTCCGCGACCTGTCGTCGTGGCAGATCTCGCAGCTGGCGCGGCATCCGCAGCGTCCGTACACGCTGGACTACATCAACGTGTTCTGCGACGAGTTCCAGGAACTGGCCGGCGACCGCGCGTTCGCCGACGACAAGGCGATCGTCGGCGGCCTGGGCCGCATCGACGGGCGCCCGGTGGTCATCATCGGCCACCAGAAGGGCCGCGACACCAAGACCAAGGTCGCGCGCAACTTCGGCATGCCGCGTCCGGAGGGCTACCGCAAGGCGCTGCGGCTGATGAAGCTGGCCGAGCGCTTCAAGCTGCCGCTGCTGACCTTCATCGACACCCCTGGCGCCTATCCCGGCATCGGCGCGGAGGAGCGCGGCCAGAGCGAGGCGATCGCGCGCAACCTGCTGGAGATGGCCGAGCTCAAAGTGCCGGTGATCTGCACCGTGATCGGCGAAGGCGGCTCCGGCGGCGCGCTGGCGATCGGCGTCGGCGACCGCACCCTGATGCTGGAGTACGGCACCTATTCGGTGATCTCGCCGGAAGGCTGCGCCTCGATCCTGTGGAAGGACGCGGCCAAGGCCAAGGACGCGGCCGAGCAACTGGGCCTGACCGCCAAGCGCCTGTCCGCGCTGGGCCTGGTCGACAAGGTCGTGCGCGAGCCGATCGGCGGCGCGCACCGCAACCCCACGCAGATGGCCAGGCGCCTGAAGGCGGTGCTGCTCAACGAGCTGGACGCGCTGGAAAAACTGCCGCTCGAGCAGTTGCTGCAGAAGCGCTACGAGCGCCTGCGCGGCTACGGGGCGTACGAAGCGGCCTGA
- the dnaE gene encoding DNA polymerase III subunit alpha — protein MSTSRFAHLHVHTEFSLADSTIRVPEKPDQADPKKAKQANLLSRAVELELPALAVTDLNNLFALVKFYKAAEGVGIKPIAGADLLIADSAAETPWRLTVLCRNRDGYLSLSRLLTRAWLEGHRNEGGVAIRPEWLQAGSDNLFALAGRDSLAGRLASEGRHDLAEQQLADWQRIFGDGLHLELTRTGRDGEEAFNQFALHAAGTRGLPVVASNDVRFLYASDFAAHEARVCISSGRVLDDPKRPRDYSDQQYLKSSEEMAALFADIPDAIDNTLALAQRCNIEMQLGTYFLPAYPVPDNETLDSWIRSQSRDGLAARLEKNPLAPGKTRQDYVDRLEFELDTIIKMGFPGYFLIVADFIQWGKNQGIPIGPGRGSGAGSLVAWALQITDLDPLPYNLLFERFLNPERVSMPDFDIDFCMDRRDEVIDYVARKYGRDRVSQIITYGTMAAKAVVRDCGRVLGFPYGLVDGVAKLIPNILGITLKDAMGEGKDSEMASPELIQRYQSEDDVRDLMDLARQLEDLTRNAGKHAGGVVIAPTPLSDFCPLFAEHDVDNLGRNPVTQFDKDDVEQVGLVKFDFLGLRTLTIIDWAVKAINVRHARAGIPPVDITAIPLDDAPTYKGIFASGNTGAVFQFESSGMRRLLKDAKPDRFEDLIALVSLYRPGPMDLIPDFNARKHGQQEIIYPDPRTEAILKDTYGIMVYQEQVMQMAQIVGAYSLGGADLLRRAMGKKVPAEMAKHREIFREGAAKGGVGEAKADEIFDLMEKFAGYGFNKSHAAAYALVSYQTAWLKRHYPAEFMAATLSSDMDNTDKVVGFLDEVRNLGLTVLPPRLNASAYMFEAATPDTIQYGLGAIKGVGRGACEAIVAERERGGEYASLLDFCTRVESAKLNKRTLEALINAGAMDGLGSNRATLMLQLPEVMKATEQMARERASGQNSLFGGADTSAPALHLDLSESKEWPLGQLLTGERETLGFYLSGHPFDPYREEVRELVGCDLGALEKICAQSGGGRGGGGDGEKRAWRPETSAILAGQVVGVRRKGDSQVFVQLEDGRGRVECSAFTDAIAEFGHLLTRDRILIVKGGVREDEFNGGYAMRIRQCWDYEQICTHHAQRLSLRLDLRQRSTWPRIDALLARHRPGKTPLRLDLLLQSEHGAVAGMLDLNGSHAVRVDPQLLDTLRADPGVRAVKVKYSPPWA, from the coding sequence ATGTCCACTTCCCGCTTCGCCCATCTGCACGTCCACACCGAGTTCTCGCTGGCGGATTCGACCATCCGCGTGCCCGAGAAACCGGATCAGGCCGACCCGAAGAAAGCCAAACAGGCCAACCTGCTCAGTCGCGCGGTCGAACTGGAGTTGCCCGCGCTCGCGGTCACCGACCTGAACAACCTGTTCGCGCTGGTCAAGTTCTACAAGGCCGCCGAAGGCGTGGGCATCAAGCCGATCGCCGGCGCCGACCTGCTGATCGCCGACAGCGCCGCGGAGACGCCGTGGCGGCTCACCGTGCTGTGCCGCAACCGCGACGGCTACCTGAGCCTGTCGCGGCTGCTGACCCGTGCCTGGCTGGAAGGCCACCGCAACGAAGGCGGCGTGGCGATCCGCCCGGAATGGCTGCAGGCCGGCAGCGACAACCTGTTCGCGCTGGCCGGGCGCGACAGCCTGGCCGGACGCCTGGCCAGCGAAGGCCGCCACGACCTGGCCGAGCAGCAACTGGCCGACTGGCAACGCATCTTCGGCGACGGCCTGCACCTGGAACTGACCCGCACCGGCCGCGACGGCGAGGAGGCGTTCAACCAGTTCGCGCTGCATGCCGCCGGCACCCGCGGCTTGCCGGTGGTGGCCAGCAACGACGTGCGTTTCCTGTACGCCAGCGATTTCGCCGCGCACGAGGCGCGCGTGTGCATTTCCTCCGGCCGCGTGCTCGACGACCCCAAGCGCCCGCGCGACTACAGCGACCAGCAATACCTGAAGTCGTCCGAGGAAATGGCCGCGCTGTTCGCCGACATTCCCGACGCCATCGACAACACGCTGGCGCTGGCGCAGCGCTGCAACATCGAGATGCAGCTGGGCACCTACTTCCTGCCCGCCTACCCGGTGCCCGACAACGAGACGCTGGACAGCTGGATCCGCAGCCAGTCGCGCGACGGCCTGGCCGCGCGCCTGGAGAAGAACCCGCTGGCGCCGGGCAAGACCCGCCAGGACTACGTCGACCGGCTCGAGTTCGAGCTGGACACGATCATCAAGATGGGCTTCCCCGGCTACTTCCTGATCGTGGCCGACTTCATCCAGTGGGGCAAGAACCAGGGCATCCCGATCGGCCCGGGCCGCGGCTCCGGCGCCGGCTCGCTGGTGGCGTGGGCGCTGCAGATCACCGACCTGGACCCGCTGCCGTACAACCTGCTGTTCGAGCGCTTCCTCAATCCCGAACGCGTGTCGATGCCCGACTTCGACATCGACTTCTGCATGGACCGCCGCGACGAGGTCATCGACTACGTGGCGCGCAAGTACGGGCGCGACCGGGTCAGCCAGATCATCACCTACGGCACCATGGCGGCCAAGGCGGTGGTGCGCGACTGCGGCCGCGTGCTCGGCTTCCCGTACGGCCTGGTCGACGGCGTGGCCAAGCTGATCCCCAACATCCTCGGCATCACGCTGAAGGACGCGATGGGCGAAGGCAAGGACAGCGAGATGGCCTCGCCGGAGCTGATCCAGCGCTACCAGAGCGAGGACGACGTCCGCGACCTGATGGACCTGGCGCGGCAGCTGGAGGACCTGACCCGCAACGCCGGCAAGCACGCCGGCGGCGTGGTGATCGCGCCGACGCCGCTGTCCGACTTCTGCCCGCTGTTCGCCGAACACGACGTCGACAACCTGGGCAGGAACCCGGTCACCCAGTTCGACAAGGACGACGTCGAGCAGGTCGGCCTGGTCAAGTTCGACTTCCTCGGCCTGCGCACGCTGACCATCATCGACTGGGCGGTGAAGGCGATCAACGTGCGCCATGCGCGCGCCGGCATCCCGCCGGTGGACATCACCGCGATCCCGCTCGACGACGCGCCCACCTACAAGGGCATCTTCGCCTCGGGCAACACCGGCGCGGTGTTCCAGTTCGAATCCTCGGGCATGCGCCGGCTGCTCAAGGACGCCAAGCCCGACCGCTTCGAAGACCTGATCGCGCTGGTGTCACTGTACCGCCCCGGCCCGATGGACCTGATCCCGGACTTCAACGCGCGCAAGCACGGCCAGCAGGAGATCATCTACCCCGATCCGCGCACCGAAGCGATCCTGAAGGACACCTACGGCATCATGGTGTACCAGGAGCAGGTGATGCAGATGGCGCAGATCGTCGGCGCCTACTCGCTGGGCGGCGCCGACCTGCTGCGCCGCGCGATGGGCAAGAAGGTGCCGGCCGAGATGGCCAAGCACCGCGAGATCTTCCGCGAGGGTGCGGCCAAGGGCGGCGTCGGCGAGGCCAAGGCCGACGAAATCTTCGACCTGATGGAGAAGTTCGCCGGCTACGGCTTCAACAAGTCGCACGCCGCCGCCTACGCGCTGGTCAGCTACCAGACCGCATGGCTGAAGCGGCACTACCCGGCCGAGTTCATGGCCGCGACGCTGTCCTCGGACATGGACAACACCGACAAGGTGGTCGGCTTCCTCGACGAGGTGCGCAACCTCGGCCTGACCGTGCTGCCGCCGCGGCTCAACGCCTCGGCGTACATGTTCGAAGCGGCCACGCCGGACACCATCCAGTACGGCCTGGGCGCGATCAAGGGCGTGGGCCGCGGCGCCTGCGAGGCGATCGTGGCCGAGCGCGAGCGCGGCGGCGAATACGCCTCGCTGCTGGATTTCTGCACGCGCGTGGAATCGGCCAAGCTCAACAAGCGCACCCTGGAAGCGCTGATCAACGCCGGCGCGATGGACGGGCTGGGCAGCAACCGCGCCACGCTGATGCTGCAGCTGCCGGAGGTGATGAAGGCCACCGAGCAGATGGCGCGCGAGCGCGCCTCCGGGCAGAACTCGCTGTTCGGCGGCGCCGACACCAGCGCCCCGGCGCTGCACCTGGACCTGTCGGAAAGCAAGGAATGGCCGCTGGGCCAGCTGCTGACCGGCGAGCGCGAGACGCTGGGCTTCTACCTCAGCGGCCACCCGTTCGATCCGTACCGCGAGGAAGTGCGCGAGCTGGTCGGCTGCGACCTGGGCGCGCTGGAGAAGATCTGCGCGCAATCCGGCGGCGGGCGCGGCGGCGGCGGCGACGGCGAGAAACGCGCCTGGCGCCCGGAAACCAGCGCGATCCTCGCCGGCCAGGTGGTCGGCGTGCGCCGCAAGGGCGACAGCCAGGTGTTCGTGCAGCTCGAGGACGGCCGCGGCCGGGTCGAGTGCAGCGCGTTCACCGACGCCATCGCCGAGTTCGGCCACCTGCTCACCCGCGACCGCATCCTGATCGTCAAGGGCGGCGTGCGCGAGGACGAATTCAACGGCGGCTATGCGATGCGCATCCGCCAGTGCTGGGACTACGAACAGATCTGCACCCACCACGCGCAGCGCCTGTCGCTGCGCCTGGACCTGCGCCAGCGCAGCACCTGGCCGCGCATCGACGCACTGCTGGCGCGCCACCGCCCCGGCAAGACGCCGCTGCGCCTGGACCTGCTGCTGCAGTCCGAACACGGCGCCGTGGCCGGCATGCTCGACCTCAACGGCAGCCACGCGGTGCGCGTGGACCCGCAACTGCTGGACACCCTGCGCGCCGATCCGGGCGTGCGTGCGGTGAAGGTCAAGTACAGCCCGCCGTGGGCGTGA
- a CDS encoding ribonuclease HII: MKHPDRTSPQHPLLSESRVPGPESRLYAGVDEAGRGPLAGPVAVAAVVFDPARPRINGLDDSKQLTAARRETLYARIVERALAWQVVLIEAGEIDRLNIYQATMLGMRRAVEGVAHVAGFARIDGNRVPKGLPCAAEALVGGDGLDRAIMAASIVAKVTRDRLMQRLHEQHPHYGFDLHKGYPTPAHLAALAAHGPCPQHRRSFAPVRRALLGRDPGLGTRDPEQPQSA; the protein is encoded by the coding sequence ATGAAGCATCCCGATCGCACGTCCCCGCAGCACCCCCTGCTTTCCGAGTCCCGAGTCCCGGGTCCCGAGTCCCGGCTCTACGCCGGCGTCGACGAAGCCGGGCGCGGGCCGCTGGCCGGGCCGGTGGCGGTGGCCGCGGTGGTGTTCGATCCGGCGCGCCCCCGCATCAACGGCCTGGACGATTCCAAGCAGTTGACCGCCGCGCGCCGCGAGACGCTGTACGCACGCATCGTCGAGCGTGCGCTGGCCTGGCAGGTGGTGCTGATCGAGGCCGGGGAGATCGACCGGCTGAACATCTACCAGGCCACCATGCTGGGCATGCGCCGCGCGGTCGAGGGCGTGGCGCACGTGGCCGGTTTCGCGCGCATCGACGGCAACCGCGTGCCCAAGGGCCTGCCCTGCGCCGCCGAGGCGCTGGTCGGCGGCGACGGCCTGGACCGCGCGATCATGGCCGCCTCGATCGTGGCCAAGGTCACCCGCGACCGCCTCATGCAGCGCCTGCACGAACAGCATCCGCACTACGGCTTCGACCTGCACAAGGGCTACCCCACCCCGGCGCACCTGGCCGCCCTGGCCGCGCACGGTCCGTGCCCGCAGCATCGGCGCAGCTTCGCGCCGGTGCGGCGTGCGTTGCTGGGGCGGGACCCGGGACTCGGGACCCGGGACCCGGAACAGCCGCAGAGCGCATAG
- the lpxB gene encoding lipid-A-disaccharide synthase, with protein sequence MNIGTRDSGLGTRNSTRPERIQGGTAPFESRVPSPESRTPSPESQVPSPGAAKLRIALVAGEASGDQLGAGLIEALRARYPQAEFAGIGGDAMRNAGCQTWFDASELAVMGLMEVLRHLPRLLKLRRELRQRLLDWRPDVFVGIDAPDFNLGVERWLKQRGIRTVHYVSPSVWAWRERRAAKIGASADRVLCLFPMEPPIYARHGVDARFVGHPMADAIALHEDRDAARAELGLPAGATVLAVLPGSRLGEIGRLGDTFFAAAWQVLQQTPGAHVLVPAANPACKALLAEQLSRSALPVVYSHLLDGQARTALLAADVVLLASGTATLEAMLVKRPMVVGYKVAPLTYRIVKALGLLKVDRYALPNILAGHDLAPELMQDACTPEALAAALLHWLRDPQAVAALQPEYARLHQLLRQDASARAADAVAELLEQRDSGLGTRDSEEATA encoded by the coding sequence ATGAACATCGGGACTCGGGACTCGGGACTCGGGACCCGGAACAGCACCCGTCCGGAGCGGATTCAAGGCGGCACTGCGCCTTTCGAGTCCCGAGTCCCGAGTCCCGAGTCCCGCACTCCGAGTCCCGAGTCCCAAGTCCCGAGTCCCGGCGCAGCCAAGCTGCGCATCGCCCTGGTCGCCGGCGAGGCCTCCGGCGACCAGCTGGGCGCCGGGCTGATCGAGGCGCTGCGCGCGCGCTATCCGCAGGCCGAATTCGCCGGCATCGGCGGCGATGCGATGCGCAACGCCGGCTGCCAGACCTGGTTCGATGCCAGCGAACTGGCGGTGATGGGGCTGATGGAGGTGCTGCGGCACCTGCCGCGGCTGCTGAAACTGCGCCGCGAGCTGCGCCAGCGCCTGCTGGACTGGCGCCCGGACGTGTTCGTCGGCATCGACGCGCCCGACTTCAACCTCGGCGTGGAGCGCTGGCTCAAGCAGCGCGGCATCCGCACCGTGCACTACGTGAGCCCGTCGGTGTGGGCCTGGCGCGAACGGCGCGCGGCCAAGATCGGCGCCAGCGCCGACCGGGTGCTGTGCCTGTTCCCGATGGAACCGCCGATCTACGCCAGGCACGGCGTGGATGCGCGCTTCGTCGGCCACCCGATGGCCGACGCGATCGCCCTGCACGAGGACCGCGATGCGGCGCGCGCCGAACTCGGCCTGCCGGCCGGCGCGACCGTGCTGGCGGTGCTGCCGGGCAGCCGCCTGGGCGAGATCGGCCGGCTCGGCGATACCTTCTTCGCCGCCGCCTGGCAGGTGCTGCAGCAGACGCCAGGCGCGCATGTGCTGGTGCCGGCCGCCAATCCCGCATGCAAGGCCTTGCTGGCCGAGCAGCTGTCGCGCTCGGCCTTGCCGGTGGTGTATTCGCACCTGCTCGACGGCCAGGCCCGTACCGCGCTGCTCGCCGCCGACGTGGTGCTGCTCGCCTCCGGCACCGCCACGCTGGAGGCGATGCTGGTGAAGCGGCCGATGGTGGTCGGCTACAAGGTTGCGCCGCTGACCTACCGCATCGTCAAGGCGCTGGGCCTGCTGAAGGTGGACCGCTACGCGCTGCCCAACATCCTCGCCGGCCACGATCTGGCGCCGGAACTGATGCAGGACGCCTGCACCCCGGAGGCGCTCGCCGCCGCACTGCTGCACTGGCTGCGCGACCCGCAGGCGGTGGCCGCGCTGCAGCCCGAGTACGCGCGCCTGCACCAGTTGCTGCGCCAGGACGCCTCGGCGCGTGCGGCCGATGCGGTAGCGGAATTGCTGGAGCAGCGGGACTCGGGACTCGGGACTCGGGACTCGGAAGAAGCAACAGCATGA
- the lpxA gene encoding acyl-ACP--UDP-N-acetylglucosamine O-acyltransferase, producing MSDNAPLIHPTAVIDPSATLAADVRVGAFTLIGAEVEIGEGSVIGPHCSIVGPTRIGRGNHLVGHVALGGDPQDKKFAGERTELVVGDRNVIREFVTVSRGTGNGGGITRVGSDNWFLAYTHVAHDCVVGDHCVFSNNTTLAGHVEVGDHVIISGFAGAHQFCRIGDHAFLGMGALINGDVPPFTMVGGNSLGRPRGINSEGLKRRGFDTERLAAIKRAYRALYVAGLPLAEAKQQLAVLAESSEDVRAMLEFIEASERPLLR from the coding sequence ATGAGCGACAACGCCCCTCTCATCCATCCCACCGCGGTGATCGATCCGTCGGCGACGCTGGCGGCGGATGTGCGCGTCGGCGCCTTCACCCTGATCGGCGCCGAGGTCGAGATCGGCGAAGGCAGCGTGATCGGCCCGCATTGCAGCATCGTCGGCCCGACCCGGATCGGCCGCGGCAACCATCTGGTCGGCCACGTCGCGCTCGGCGGCGATCCGCAGGACAAGAAGTTCGCCGGCGAACGCACCGAACTGGTGGTCGGCGACCGCAACGTGATCCGCGAGTTCGTCACCGTCAGCCGCGGCACCGGCAACGGCGGCGGCATCACCCGCGTCGGCAGCGACAACTGGTTCCTGGCCTATACCCACGTCGCCCACGACTGCGTGGTCGGCGACCATTGCGTGTTTTCCAACAACACCACCCTGGCCGGGCATGTCGAAGTCGGCGACCACGTGATCATCAGCGGCTTCGCCGGCGCGCACCAGTTCTGCCGCATCGGCGATCACGCCTTCCTCGGCATGGGCGCGCTGATCAACGGCGACGTGCCGCCGTTCACCATGGTCGGCGGCAACTCGCTGGGACGCCCGCGCGGCATCAACAGCGAAGGTCTCAAGCGCCGCGGCTTCGACACCGAGCGCCTGGCCGCGATCAAGCGCGCCTACCGCGCGCTGTACGTGGCCGGCCTGCCGCTGGCCGAGGCCAAGCAGCAGCTGGCGGTGCTGGCCGAAAGCAGCGAGGACGTGCGCGCGATGCTGGAATTCATCGAAGCCAGCGAGCGGCCGTTGTTGCGATGA
- the fabZ gene encoding 3-hydroxyacyl-ACP dehydratase FabZ has product MSHDQTLPDIQQIQKLIPHRYPFLLVDKVISLDFENRKIVAHKNVSVNEPFFQGHFPGQPIMPGVLIIEALAQAGGVLTQLALGRDAQSKLFYMVKVDKARFSSQVVPGDVLELHVEIKRVIRNMAVYYGEAKVDGKVVACAEVLCAGTRE; this is encoded by the coding sequence ATGAGCCACGACCAGACCCTGCCGGACATCCAGCAGATCCAGAAGTTGATCCCGCACCGCTACCCGTTCCTGCTGGTGGACAAGGTGATTTCGCTCGACTTCGAGAACCGCAAGATCGTCGCGCACAAGAACGTGAGCGTGAACGAGCCGTTCTTCCAGGGCCATTTCCCCGGCCAGCCGATCATGCCCGGCGTGCTGATCATCGAGGCGCTGGCCCAGGCCGGCGGCGTGCTGACCCAGCTCGCGCTGGGCCGCGATGCGCAGTCCAAGCTGTTCTACATGGTCAAGGTCGACAAGGCCCGCTTCAGCAGCCAGGTCGTGCCCGGCGACGTGCTGGAGCTGCACGTGGAGATCAAGCGGGTGATCCGCAACATGGCCGTGTACTACGGCGAAGCCAAGGTGGACGGCAAGGTCGTCGCCTGCGCCGAGGTGCTGTGCGCCGGCACCCGCGAATGA
- the lpxD gene encoding UDP-3-O-(3-hydroxymyristoyl)glucosamine N-acyltransferase: MNTPSYTAHEIAGRFGLQLHGDGGVAVHGVATLAHAGPGQLSFLANPRYRAQLADSAAAVVVLRADDAEAARGTALIARDPYVAFAKIAALFDVAPARPPGIHPSASIDPSAQIAAGAHIGAFVSIGARSVVGDGCVIGPGCVIGDDCRVGDGCELIARVTLVTRVRLGKRVRIHPGAVLGADGFGLAMDAGHWIKVPQLGGVVIGDDCEIGANACVDRGALEDTTLEEDVRLDNLVQVAHNVHIGAHSAIAGCTGIAGSARIGRYCMLGGAVGVVGHLEICDKVVITGKSVVRNSIHEPGEYSSGTPLTDNRTWRKNAARFKQLDALARRILSVSKEKQ, from the coding sequence GTGAATACTCCTTCCTATACCGCACACGAGATCGCCGGGCGCTTCGGCCTGCAGCTGCATGGCGATGGCGGCGTGGCCGTGCATGGCGTCGCCACGCTGGCGCATGCCGGCCCCGGCCAGCTCAGTTTCCTGGCCAATCCGCGCTATCGCGCGCAGCTGGCTGACAGCGCCGCGGCGGTGGTGGTGCTGCGCGCCGACGATGCCGAGGCGGCGCGCGGTACCGCGCTGATCGCGCGCGATCCGTACGTCGCCTTCGCCAAGATCGCCGCGCTGTTCGACGTGGCGCCGGCGCGTCCGCCCGGCATCCATCCCAGCGCCAGCATCGACCCCAGCGCGCAGATCGCCGCCGGCGCGCACATCGGCGCCTTCGTCAGCATCGGCGCGCGCAGCGTGGTCGGCGACGGCTGCGTGATCGGCCCGGGCTGCGTGATCGGCGACGACTGCCGGGTCGGCGACGGCTGCGAACTGATCGCCCGCGTCACCCTGGTCACCCGCGTGCGGCTGGGCAAGCGCGTGCGCATCCATCCCGGCGCGGTGCTCGGCGCCGATGGCTTCGGCCTGGCGATGGACGCCGGCCACTGGATCAAGGTGCCGCAGCTCGGCGGCGTGGTGATCGGCGACGATTGCGAGATCGGCGCCAACGCCTGCGTCGATCGCGGCGCGCTGGAAGACACCACGCTCGAGGAAGACGTGCGCCTGGACAACCTGGTGCAGGTCGCGCACAACGTGCACATCGGCGCGCACAGCGCGATCGCCGGCTGCACCGGCATCGCCGGCAGCGCCAGGATCGGCCGCTATTGCATGCTCGGCGGCGCGGTCGGCGTGGTCGGCCACCTGGAAATCTGCGACAAGGTGGTGATCACCGGCAAGTCGGTGGTGCGCAACTCCATCCATGAGCCGGGCGAGTATTCGTCCGGCACCCCGTTGACCGACAACCGCACGTGGCGCAAGAACGCCGCGCGCTTCAAGCAGCTCGATGCCCTGGCCCGTCGCATCCTGTCTGTCAGCAAGGAGAAGCAATGA